The following coding sequences lie in one Agarivorans sp. Alg241-V36 genomic window:
- a CDS encoding diguanylate cyclase: MPQMDSFAKRLSIDWQRTLGGSTSFSFFQSSDSDNLARCTSDFAEQQGVPLYMISLNNLSAYSPYSALFALLIRRFEQSNYSAEELAASVTDFVPLQQNLCAMFKGERFERSELVLVDDLYFEQQSIENAIIALVAKLFVEPAIVVVSGWHFASASAIKIMQALVANQLSIPVLVLTSVDTQYALANRQDDEAWEGFLDWLDDTTLLHKVPASQSPLKVHWQYRECVKSAETLVAENIAFMAWPEAEVAARLMLDSSDLESSLKVRLQLFLAEALLYQGELNAAVTELELLQVFQESLNNTYDKVRLLNLLSVTLVQQQSFEEAMQCSEAALELAGQATNGHLVAQSLFVNFYAHDKSSTPLKLAEFAHLDSELQQYNMDCSRLYALRNYYTYLRFYEDLDSKIALDFTQKALKLARRIGHRQGIAASYHSKGIIYSYISRYNATFRCFGVSSRIREELGEASERVRMYNGTGYFNTLLEKYPEAQEQYLAAYDIARHTGDYSELVVTLYNFAWLYFCTRDYQQACDVLEQLVRICRIRQMTHFPFRNLYDVFSLKGFCHSKLGERARAQQCLERMQGLPFKPSGTGAFLKALLQGALEVVDGRLDKAEEIFEEAPALLGEVVDMDSRLLPQCSTELLEVYSRRGKWEACDNLLNNSLAMCEVLILPRFTEIFNDIKTTIDKREVFYAKDINSYQLAPIHLNLDDLVRSAKQDTQLRQVQQRLREMQLISRMQSLPERFESTIDLAVESLKLVCGNFTVQVGMVHHLDSEGWQEWAHVGKLLSKEQVEQYLAHMKDNQSTWINNSFSSKGEDGKRATYNSVACLPIFVDEHLYGALTLCNFNSNRYFDRQDQDTLNLISRQLGSQLQQLKHRENLLKMSTTDSLTGLLNRQALLARLEQELVMFEQQAGTYHCSLAYIDLDNFKIVNDLLGHDVGDKVLSAFSDLLVDTMRAGDIVARWGGDEFVVVFPSAKHDQAKLTAERLLANLHKKNYFKDQLRAWAEKPDLVDNLPDLSCSIGITDCGGVEHSDLNEDWLLKQADRALYRAKAEGKGRVSVMSLSKEYELD, from the coding sequence ATGCCCCAGATGGACAGTTTTGCAAAACGTTTGTCAATTGATTGGCAGCGTACCTTAGGTGGATCAACCAGTTTTAGTTTTTTCCAAAGCTCAGATTCCGATAATTTAGCCCGTTGCACCTCTGATTTTGCAGAACAACAAGGCGTTCCTCTGTACATGATAAGCCTCAACAATTTGAGTGCTTACTCTCCTTACAGCGCGTTATTTGCGCTGCTAATTCGCCGTTTCGAGCAATCTAACTATAGTGCTGAAGAGCTAGCCGCTAGTGTTACTGATTTTGTTCCACTACAACAAAATTTGTGTGCCATGTTTAAAGGCGAGCGTTTTGAGCGCAGCGAGCTGGTGTTAGTTGACGATCTTTATTTCGAACAGCAGTCTATTGAAAACGCGATTATCGCGTTGGTCGCTAAGTTATTTGTTGAGCCTGCGATTGTGGTAGTAAGTGGCTGGCATTTTGCCTCTGCTTCTGCAATTAAAATAATGCAAGCTTTAGTCGCTAATCAGCTGAGTATTCCAGTGTTAGTGCTTACCTCCGTAGATACCCAATATGCACTGGCTAATCGCCAAGACGATGAAGCTTGGGAAGGTTTCTTAGATTGGTTAGATGACACCACCTTATTGCACAAGGTGCCTGCTAGCCAATCTCCGCTAAAGGTTCACTGGCAATATCGAGAATGTGTAAAAAGTGCTGAAACCTTAGTAGCAGAAAACATCGCATTTATGGCCTGGCCAGAGGCGGAAGTTGCTGCCCGTTTAATGCTAGATAGCTCTGATTTAGAAAGCAGCTTAAAAGTAAGGCTGCAGCTATTCTTGGCAGAAGCCCTGTTGTATCAAGGTGAGCTGAATGCCGCGGTAACAGAATTAGAGCTTCTTCAAGTTTTCCAAGAGTCTTTAAACAATACTTACGACAAGGTACGGCTGTTAAATTTGCTCAGCGTTACCTTGGTGCAACAGCAGAGCTTTGAAGAAGCAATGCAATGCTCAGAAGCAGCCTTAGAACTGGCGGGTCAAGCAACCAATGGTCACTTGGTCGCGCAATCCTTATTCGTAAACTTTTACGCTCATGATAAATCATCTACGCCGCTAAAGTTGGCTGAGTTTGCCCATTTAGACAGTGAGTTACAGCAATACAACATGGATTGCTCACGGCTATATGCCCTGCGTAACTACTATACCTACCTACGTTTTTATGAAGATTTAGATTCAAAGATTGCTTTAGATTTTACTCAAAAAGCGCTAAAGCTAGCGCGCCGAATTGGCCATCGACAAGGTATCGCTGCAAGCTATCATAGCAAGGGCATTATTTACTCTTATATTAGCCGTTACAATGCCACCTTCCGCTGTTTTGGTGTTAGCTCGCGTATTCGCGAAGAACTTGGTGAAGCCAGTGAACGGGTGCGAATGTATAACGGCACCGGCTACTTTAATACCCTCTTAGAAAAATACCCAGAAGCTCAAGAACAGTATTTGGCCGCTTACGATATTGCTAGGCACACCGGTGACTACTCTGAGTTGGTGGTGACTTTGTATAACTTCGCTTGGCTATATTTTTGCACCCGCGATTACCAACAAGCTTGTGATGTATTGGAGCAGCTAGTAAGAATTTGTCGAATTAGACAAATGACTCACTTCCCTTTTAGAAACCTCTACGACGTATTTAGCTTAAAAGGCTTTTGTCATTCTAAACTCGGCGAGCGTGCTCGCGCCCAACAATGTTTAGAGCGTATGCAAGGTTTGCCTTTTAAGCCCTCTGGCACTGGCGCATTTTTAAAAGCCTTGTTACAAGGTGCGCTCGAGGTGGTAGATGGTCGCTTAGATAAAGCCGAAGAGATTTTCGAAGAAGCACCAGCGCTACTTGGCGAAGTAGTCGACATGGATAGCCGTTTGTTGCCGCAGTGCAGCACCGAGCTATTAGAAGTGTATAGCCGCCGCGGTAAATGGGAAGCCTGTGATAACTTGCTGAACAATAGCCTAGCCATGTGTGAAGTGCTTATTTTGCCGCGATTCACTGAAATTTTTAATGACATAAAAACCACCATTGATAAGCGCGAAGTGTTTTATGCCAAAGATATTAATAGCTATCAGCTAGCGCCTATTCACCTTAATCTTGATGATTTGGTTCGCAGTGCTAAACAGGATACTCAGCTCCGCCAAGTGCAGCAGCGTTTAAGAGAAATGCAGCTCATTAGTCGCATGCAATCACTGCCTGAGCGCTTTGAAAGCACTATTGATTTAGCGGTTGAAAGCTTAAAACTGGTTTGTGGTAACTTTACCGTGCAAGTAGGCATGGTGCATCATTTAGATAGCGAAGGTTGGCAAGAATGGGCACATGTAGGTAAATTGCTTAGCAAAGAGCAAGTAGAGCAATACTTAGCACATATGAAAGATAACCAGAGTACTTGGATAAACAATAGTTTTAGTTCCAAAGGTGAAGATGGAAAACGTGCCACCTATAACTCGGTCGCTTGTTTGCCTATATTTGTTGATGAGCATTTATACGGCGCTTTAACTCTTTGTAACTTTAACAGTAATCGATATTTTGACCGCCAAGACCAAGATACGCTTAACCTAATTAGCCGCCAGTTAGGCAGCCAATTGCAGCAGCTTAAGCACCGAGAAAACCTGCTTAAGATGTCTACTACCGACTCGCTTACTGGGTTGCTCAACAGACAAGCATTGTTGGCGCGTTTAGAGCAAGAGCTGGTGATGTTTGAGCAACAGGCTGGCACTTATCACTGTTCTTTGGCCTATATCGATTTAGATAACTTTAAGATTGTAAACGACTTACTCGGCCACGATGTTGGCGACAAAGTACTGTCGGCTTTCTCAGATTTGTTAGTAGATACCATGCGTGCTGGCGACATTGTTGCCCGCTGGGGAGGCGACGAATTTGTGGTGGTATTCCCCAGCGCTAAACACGATCAAGCAAAGCTTACCGCTGAGCGTTTACTAGCCAATTTGCACAAGAAAAACTACTTCAAAGATCAGTTACGCGCATGGGCTGAAAAACCAGATTTGGTGGATAATTTACCCGATCTTAGTTGCTCAATTGGTATTACCGATTGTGGTGGCGTAGAGCACAGTGACTTAAACGAGGATTGGTTACTCAAACAAGCTGACCGCGCCTTATATCGTGCTAAGGCTGAAGGCAAAGGGCGAGTGAGTGTAATGAGTTTAAGTAAAGAATATGAGTTGGACTAA
- a CDS encoding 3'(2'),5'-bisphosphate nucleotidase CysQ, whose protein sequence is MTKHKIHCPFSSAQMQQFVSVAINAAKQAGEYIAAYPREQLKVEHKSQDLSLSAQVVTEVDRHCERMILNTLKPISQLHQLATLAEENTEGFDLEQHPRFHCEAFWAIDPLDGTLPFIEGSDGYAISIALVNKAGQALLGLCYLPFSDTLYHSYFNPDSQQYTSFKQQLTFKQKKPSKLKDIDSTLLNFYCDRSSLKLPYFEQLKQQLEQLAKRLGYSKLQVLSSAGAVVNACSVISEPDALYLKLAKRTQGGGSIWDFAASASIAQGCDVWVSDSNGHALELNNPSSFMNLKGILFASNSSLAKQVLALELNQQFSDV, encoded by the coding sequence ATGACTAAGCACAAGATACACTGCCCTTTTAGCTCTGCTCAAATGCAACAGTTTGTTAGCGTAGCCATAAACGCCGCCAAGCAAGCTGGTGAATACATTGCAGCTTACCCAAGAGAGCAGCTAAAGGTAGAACACAAATCTCAAGACTTAAGTTTAAGTGCACAGGTGGTTACCGAGGTAGACAGACACTGTGAAAGGATGATTCTCAACACGCTTAAGCCAATCTCTCAGCTGCATCAACTAGCAACTCTCGCCGAAGAAAATACCGAGGGCTTCGATTTAGAACAACATCCGCGCTTTCATTGTGAAGCCTTTTGGGCAATCGACCCCTTAGATGGCACTCTGCCCTTTATCGAAGGCAGCGATGGTTATGCGATATCAATAGCTTTGGTCAACAAAGCCGGCCAAGCCCTTCTGGGCTTATGCTACCTCCCCTTTAGTGACACCCTTTACCATAGCTACTTTAATCCCGACTCTCAGCAATATACCAGTTTTAAACAGCAGCTTACTTTTAAGCAGAAAAAACCAAGCAAGCTAAAAGATATAGACTCCACCTTGCTAAACTTTTATTGCGATAGAAGCAGCCTTAAACTCCCTTATTTTGAACAACTTAAGCAGCAGTTAGAGCAACTTGCCAAACGCCTTGGCTATTCTAAATTGCAAGTTTTAAGTAGTGCTGGAGCCGTAGTAAACGCTTGCTCTGTAATCAGCGAGCCTGACGCCCTTTATTTAAAACTGGCGAAACGCACCCAAGGTGGCGGTAGTATTTGGGACTTTGCCGCCAGCGCGAGCATCGCCCAAGGATGCGACGTTTGGGTAAGTGACAGCAACGGCCACGCCTTAGAACTTAACAACCCAAGCAGCTTTATGAACCTAAAAGGCATACTCTTTGCCAGTAATT
- a CDS encoding MBL fold metallo-hydrolase, producing MKLFVKLLILAAVGLVIACSSSDKEYQNNHLEPIAKNPFKFLYVRFFGDTKWSDQAAEAHRVPRQDVDVELLNNSHAGTKVTWLGHSSFLVQLPELTFLTDPVFSERVSPVSFAGPKRLVPLTFNPEELPSVDFVVISHNHYDHLDKKAIEHFGNSTHYFVPEGLGVWFEKMDIEPSNITELPWWGSQQKGEALVTATPSQHWSARGLFDRNKSHWASWLIEFNGKRYWFAGDTGYNPYDFKEIGERAGEIDLAFIPIGAYSPRGFMKDQHVNVPEAIKVHQDVKAKLSIGMHWGTYPLTAEPVMEPAELLGDLSSSEAASAPFITMKIGETLVMD from the coding sequence GTGAAGCTATTTGTAAAATTGTTGATTTTGGCCGCGGTGGGCTTAGTTATTGCCTGTAGTTCCTCGGATAAAGAGTATCAAAATAACCATCTTGAGCCGATCGCTAAAAACCCCTTTAAGTTTCTTTATGTTCGCTTTTTTGGCGATACGAAATGGTCTGATCAAGCTGCCGAAGCTCACCGCGTGCCGCGCCAAGATGTTGATGTGGAACTGCTTAATAATAGTCATGCTGGCACTAAGGTGACTTGGTTAGGTCACTCCAGCTTTTTGGTGCAATTGCCAGAGCTAACTTTTCTTACCGATCCGGTTTTTAGTGAGCGAGTATCGCCAGTAAGCTTTGCCGGACCAAAACGTTTAGTGCCACTCACCTTTAATCCAGAAGAACTACCTAGCGTGGACTTTGTGGTTATTTCTCATAATCACTATGATCACTTGGATAAAAAGGCCATTGAGCACTTCGGAAATTCTACCCATTATTTTGTGCCAGAAGGCTTAGGCGTTTGGTTTGAAAAAATGGATATTGAACCAAGCAACATTACCGAACTACCTTGGTGGGGCTCGCAGCAAAAGGGTGAGGCCTTGGTAACCGCTACACCTAGCCAACATTGGTCGGCACGAGGCTTGTTTGATCGCAATAAAAGCCACTGGGCCAGTTGGCTCATTGAGTTTAACGGCAAGCGTTATTGGTTTGCTGGAGATACCGGCTATAACCCTTATGATTTTAAAGAGATAGGCGAGCGAGCAGGAGAAATCGATCTGGCATTTATTCCTATTGGCGCTTACTCACCACGTGGCTTCATGAAAGACCAGCACGTTAATGTTCCCGAAGCGATAAAAGTGCATCAAGATGTAAAAGCCAAACTGTCTATTGGCATGCACTGGGGAACTTACCCGCTTACTGCAGAGCCGGTGATGGAGCCCGCCGAGCTGTTAGGAGATTTAAGTAGCTCCGAAGCTGCGTCGGCACCGTTTATTACCATGAAAATTGGCGAGACCTTGGTCATGGACTAG
- a CDS encoding phosphotransferase, translating to MSLTHQQQAKLKQLNQASSISDVVTIQSLWGGYGELLRVKFEQGIRPSLVVKNIAFPEQTKHPRGWNTARSHQRKVHSYQVELAWYQQFAQDCDQHCYVPQLIDSSQLNGQQSIVLEDLQTLGYSEVKHEIDIEQAFVCIRWLAYFHARFLQRSASSLWAQGGYWHLATRPDELAAMAESPLKQAALAIDQSLQSSDYSCLIHGDAKLANFCFNQALSRVAAVDFQYVGKGCGIQDLALFIGSCLSEQQCFEQEKSIIDYYFKMLQQALEHYAIPDVNVAKLEQQWRDLYPFSWADFERFLQGWSPGHWKLNSYSHQQTQLALKVLAGSDND from the coding sequence ATGTCTTTAACTCACCAACAACAAGCAAAACTTAAGCAACTCAATCAAGCTAGCAGCATTTCTGATGTCGTAACTATTCAGTCACTTTGGGGTGGTTATGGCGAACTACTTAGAGTGAAGTTTGAACAGGGTATTCGCCCAAGCTTGGTGGTTAAAAATATCGCTTTTCCAGAGCAAACTAAGCACCCGCGTGGATGGAATACTGCTCGTTCTCACCAACGTAAAGTTCATTCTTATCAAGTTGAACTAGCTTGGTATCAGCAGTTTGCCCAAGATTGTGACCAGCACTGTTATGTGCCTCAGCTCATCGACTCAAGCCAGCTCAATGGACAGCAAAGCATTGTATTGGAAGACCTACAAACCCTGGGTTATAGCGAAGTAAAACATGAAATAGACATAGAGCAAGCTTTTGTTTGTATTCGTTGGTTAGCCTATTTTCATGCCCGTTTTTTACAACGCTCAGCCTCTTCACTGTGGGCACAAGGGGGCTACTGGCATCTAGCCACCCGCCCCGACGAGCTAGCCGCCATGGCCGAGTCACCATTAAAACAAGCCGCTTTAGCGATTGACCAAAGCTTGCAATCAAGTGACTACTCTTGCCTTATTCATGGAGATGCCAAGCTGGCTAACTTTTGCTTTAATCAAGCACTAAGCCGAGTAGCCGCGGTCGATTTTCAATACGTAGGTAAGGGTTGTGGCATCCAAGACTTGGCCTTGTTCATAGGCAGCTGCCTCAGTGAACAACAGTGTTTTGAGCAAGAAAAAAGCATTATTGACTACTACTTTAAAATGCTGCAACAAGCCCTTGAACACTATGCTATTCCTGATGTTAACGTCGCAAAACTAGAGCAACAATGGCGTGACTTATATCCGTTTTCTTGGGCTGACTTTGAACGCTTTTTGCAAGGCTGGAGCCCCGGCCACTGGAAACTAAACAGCTACAGCCACCAACAAACCCAGTTAGCACTCAAGGTTTTGGCAGGAAGTGACAATGACTAA